A genomic stretch from Lolium rigidum isolate FL_2022 unplaced genomic scaffold, APGP_CSIRO_Lrig_0.1 contig_11229_1, whole genome shotgun sequence includes:
- the LOC124680269 gene encoding hydroxyproline O-galactosyltransferase GALT5-like → MRRPPRRAAAAARRLRPLLLLLPFAALLCAATFSLHHPDRLGPTTVTVTVTATHAEEDARPHHLSSPRLRLEISRLDFRALDATPPLHAVAARAFRDGARLLRDALSVSATATATAAPPPRCPPSVARSGEALRAAGGVLALPCGLALGSHVTVVASPRRVPGGGLAQFAVDLRGAGDGEAASTILHFNPRLRGDWSGRPVIELNTRFRGQWGPAQRCEGWRRSDEETVDGLVKCEQWAWNTGGTFEELKRMGLRNRVAGHRSRDLMDWPYPFVEGELFILTISAGLEGYNVQVDGRHVASFPYRIGFILEDATTVQVNGDIEVESMVSGALPTAHPKIVQRNLELLAELKAPPPEEPVELFIGILSAGSHFTERMAVRRSWMSAVRNSSNTMARFFVALNGKKEVNEDLKKEADFFRDIIIVPFVDSYDLVVLKTVAICEYAARVVSAKYIMKCDDDTFVRLDTVMAEVKKIPDDKSFYVGNMNYYHRPLREGKWAVSYEEWPRAAYPPYADGPGYIVSSDIANFVVSEMEKGRLNLFKMEDVSVGMWVGQFNGTAKAGVEYVHSARFCQFGCVDDYLTAHYQSPGQMLCLWEKLEQGRPQCCNAR, encoded by the exons atgcgccggccgccgcgccgcgccgccgccgccgcccgcaggcTCCGgccgctgctcctgctcctcccctTCGCCGCGCTGCTCTGCGCCGCCACCTTCTCCCTCCACCACCCGGACCGCCTCGgccccaccaccgtcaccgtcaccgtcaccgccacccacGCCGAGGAGGACGCGCGCCCGCACCACCTCTCCTCCCCGCGCCTCCGCCTCGAAATCTCCCGCCTCGACTTCCGCGCGCTCGACGCCACCCCGCCGCTCCACGCGGTCGCCGCGCGCGCGTTCCGCGACGGCGCGCGCCTCCTCCGCGACGCCCTCTCCgtctccgccaccgccaccgccaccgccgcgccgccgccccggtGCCCGCCCTCCGTCGCGCGCTCCGGCGAGGCGCTCCGCGCCGCGGGCGGCGTCCTCGCCCTGCCCTGCGGGCTCGCGCTGGGGTCCCACGTCACGGTGGTCGCCTCGCCGCGCCGGGTGCCCGGCGGCGGCCTCGCGCAGTTCGCGGTCGACCTGCGCGGCGCGGGGGACGGGGAGGCCGCGTCCACGATCCTCCACTTCAACCCGCGCCTGCGCGGCGACTGGAGCGGCCGCCCGGTGATCGAGCTCAACACCCGCTTCCGCGGCCAGTGGGGCCCCGCGCAACGGTGCGAGGGCTGGCGCCGCTCCGACGAGGAGACCG TTGATGGATTGGTGAAATGTGAGCAATGGGCCTGGAACACTGGTGGTACATTTGAGGAGTTGAAGAGGATGGGGTTGCGTAACCGTGTTGCTGGACACAGAAGCAGAGATTTGATGGATTGGCCTTATCCTTTTGTGGAGGGTGAATTATTTATTCTAACAATAAGTGCTGGTTTGGAAGGTTATAATGTTCAAGTTGATGGAAGGCATGTAGCATCTTTTCCTTATCGCATT GGCTTTATTCTTGAGGATGCCACTACGGTGCAAGTAAATGGTGATATTGAGGTTGAGTCAATGGTTTCTGGTGCATTACCCACGGCTCATCCTAAAATtgtacaaagaaatctggaattgCTGGCTGAACTGAAAGCCCCTCCTCCTGAAGAACCTGTAGAGCTGTTCATAGGCATTCTTTCAGCAGGAAGCCACTTCACTGAGCGCATGGCTGTGAGGAGATCATGGATGTCTGCAGTACGAAATTCATCCAATACCATGGCTCGTTTTTTTGTTGCCTTG AATGGTAAAAAGGAGGTTAATGAAGATTTGAAGAAAGAAGCTGATTTCTTCAGGGACATTATCATTGTGCCTTTTGTCGATAGCTACGATCTGGTTGTTCTGAAGACTGTTGCCATTTGCGAATACGCG GCTCGTGTTGTTTCTGCGAAGTACATCATGAAGTGCGATGATGACACCTTCGTTAGACTAGATACAGTTATGGCTGAAGTCAAGAAAATCCCAGATGATAAAAGCTTCTATGTGGGGAACATGAACTACTACCACAGGCCACTGCGAGAAGGAAAATGGGCTGTCTCTTATGAG GAGTGGCCCAGAGCTGCGTACCCACCCTACGCGGATGGTCCTGGCTACATTGTTTCTTCTGACATCGCCAACTTCGTCGTGTCCGAAATGGAGAAGGGCAGACTGAAT CTGTTCAAGATGGAGGACGTGAGCGTGGGCATGTGGGTGGGGCAGTTCAACGGCACGGCGAAGGCCGGCGTGGAGTACGTCCACAGCGCGAGGTTCTGCCAGTTTGGCTGCGTCGACGACTACCTCACCGCCCACTACCAGTCGCCGGGGCAGATGCTCTGCCTCTGGGAGAAGCTGGAGCAAGGGAGGCCGCAGTGCTGCAATGCCAGATGA